One Glycine max cultivar Williams 82 chromosome 3, Glycine_max_v4.0, whole genome shotgun sequence DNA window includes the following coding sequences:
- the LBD15 gene encoding LOB domain-containing protein 29: MTGSGSPCGACKFLRRKCVRGCVFAPYFCHEQGVTHFAAIHKVFGASNVSKLLAHLPVSDRCEATVTISYEAQARLQDPIYGCVAHIFALQEQVVNLQAQLAYLREQAGQIYLNASATENPNEKLLGKPTTFPQDLQSRFQMENSNMASQFLPNLSTNPSTHYYGNTNSLMEPNPIGNYESSGTVEESISFSSFEESCNSMSYDMQRQWGLS, encoded by the exons ATGACTGGTTCTGGTTCTCCTTGTGGAGCCTGCAAGTTCTTGAGAAGGAAGTGTGTGAGAGGTTGTGTTTTTGCACCTTACTTTTGCCATGAACAGGGTGTTACCCATTTTGCAGCCATTCATAAGGTCTTTGGTGCAAGCAATGTCTCAAAGCTCCTTGCTCACCTCCCTGTGAGTGACCGTTGCGAAGCCACAGTCACAATCTCTTATGAAGCTCAAGCTAGACTTCAGGATCCAATTTATGGCTGTGTTGCTCATATTTTTGCACTTCAAGAACAG GTGGTGAATTTACAAGCTCAGCTAGCTTATCTCAGGGAACAAGCAGGTCAGATCTATCTGAATGCCTCTGCCACTGAAAACCCTAATGAGAAACTCCTTGGAAAACCTACTACTTTCCCTCAAGATCTTCAAAGTCGGTTCCAAATGGAAAATTCCAACATGGCTTCACAATTTCTCCCTAACTTGTCCACCAATCCCTCAACACACTATTATGGGAACACTAATAGTCTCATGGAGCCAAACCCTATTGGAAATTATGAAAGTTCAGGAACCGTAGAAGAAAGCATCTCATTTTCTAGCTTTGAAGAGAGTTGTAACTCAATGTCCTATGACATGCAAAGGCAGTGGGGCCTTTCATGA